The Euleptes europaea isolate rEulEur1 chromosome 2, rEulEur1.hap1, whole genome shotgun sequence genome has a segment encoding these proteins:
- the PLPPR3 gene encoding phospholipid phosphatase-related protein type 3, which produces MISAKDKSKATKDSMTLLPCFYFVELPIVASSIVTLYFLELTDLFKPAKVGFQCHDRALSMPYVETNEEMIPLLMLLSLAFAAPAASIMVGEGLVYCLQSKMKGRTGSEGSINAGGCNFNSFLRRTVRFVGVHVFGLCATALVTDVIQLATGYHAPFFLTVCKPNYTLLGISCDSNPYITQDICSGQDHHAILSARKTFPSQHATLSAFAAVYVSMYFNSIISDSTKLLKPILVFTFAIAAGVCGLTQITQYRSHPIDVYVGFLIGSGIAAYLAYHAVGNFRAPTEKAPSNPPAKDALRALTQRGHDSVYHQNKSVSTDELNPQTRLEGMNRQVQREKNSLGSLKRASVDVDLLAPRSPMGKENMVTFSNTLPRVNTPSMDDPARRHMTIHVPVDASRSKQLITEWKQKSVEGRGMTLAEEVARRAGSDSIVGEEEDHIPPSLYPTVQARTAERASMGPRVLIQPRPGASQLVHIPEESQANAGANISPKSSSAVRAKWMMMAEKGSGQRVANPPRLMQVIAMSKQQGMVSVTPKHSETSSSSTSSDSSQYRSPSERDSSSVVTIDAHAPHHPVVHLSSGNGPWEWKATQKAPDIPDVYELNEMNKDYRGFRPAKSAGVSPGSSVSDIEQDEPRYGSVATINITSGVGGSTPVMSAEVSTAENMMGAASRESTLRRKPTTLTVGEKEGQTEETENYYKKIQANRRFKE; this is translated from the exons CCTCCATCGTGACTCTCTATTTCTTGGAGTTAACCGACCTCTTCAAGCCTGCCAAGGTGGGCTTCCAGTGCCACGACCGAGCGCTCTCCATGCCCTACGTGGAAACCAACGAGGAAATGATCCCTCTGCTGATGCTCCTCAGCCTGGCATTTGCAGCTCCCGCGGCATCC ATCATGGTGGGGGAAGGCCTCGTGTACTGCCTGCAGTCCAAGATGAAAGGGCGCACCGGATCGGAAGGGAGCATCAACGCCGGCGGGTGCAATTTCAATTCCTTCCTGCGCAGGACGGTCCGGTTTGTGG GTGTCCATGTTTTTGGCCTCTGTGCCACAGCCCTGGTGACCGACGTGATCCAGCTGGCCACGGGCTACCACGCCCCCTTTTTCTTGACCGTCTGTAAGCCCAATTACACCCTTCTGGGAATCTCCTGCGACTCCAACCCCTACATCACTCAGGATATCTGCTCGGGCCAAGATCACCACGCCATCCTTTCTGCCAG gaaAACATTCCCCTCCCAGCATGCTACGCTCTCTGCTTTCGCCGCCGTCTATGTCTCG ATGTACTTCAACTCCATCATCTCGGACAGCACCAAGCTTCTCAAGCCAATCCTGGTGTTCACTTTCGCGATCGCGGCCGGCGTCTGTGGCCTGACGCAGATCACTCAGTACCGCAGCCACCCTATAGACGTCTACGTGGGTTTCCTGATAGGGTCCGGCATTGCAGCCTACCTG GCATACCATGCAGTGGGCAACTTCCGGGCACCAACAGAGAAGGCCCCTTCTAACCCCCCAGCCAAAGATGCCCTGAGAGCCCTCACCCAACGTGGCCATGATTCTGTTTACCACCAGAACAAGTCCGTCAGCACAGATGAACTCAACCCCCAGACCCGGCTGGAGGGGATGAACCGGCaggtgcagagagagaaaaactcgCTAGGCAGCTTGAAACGGGCGAGTGTCGACGTGGATCTCTTGGCCCCCCGTAGCCCCATGGGCAAGGAGAACATGGTCACGTTCAGCAATACCTTGCCCCGGGTCAACACCCCCTCCATGGATGACCCCGCCCGTCGCCACATGACCATTCACGTGCCCGTAGACGCCTCTCGTTCCAAACAGCTCATCACCGAGTGGAAGCAGAAATCGGTGGAAGGACGTGGCATGACGCTGGCGGAGGAGGTGGCCAGGCGAGCTGGCTCCGACTCCATAGTTGGCGAAGAAGAGGACCACATCCCGCCATCCCTGTACCCCACGGTCCAGGCCCGGACTGCTGAACGAGCCTCCATGGGCCCGCGCGTTCTTATCCAGCCAAGGCCCGGGGCGTCCCAACTGGTACACATCCCCGAGGAGAGCCAAGCCAACGCCGGGGCCAACATTTCTCCCAAAAGCAGCTCCGCCGTGAGGGCCAAATGGATGATGATGGCTGAAAAGGGCTCAGGGCAGCGGGTGGCCAACCCTCCACGCCTCATGCAGGTGATCGCCATGTCGAAACAGCAGGGGATGGTGTCAGTGACCCCGAAGCATTCGGagacctcctcctcttctaccaGCTCGGATTCGTCCCAATACCGCTCTCCGTCAGAACGAGACAGCTCCAGCGTGGTCACCATCGATGCCCATGCCCCACATCACCCTGTGGTTCACTTATCGTCTGGGAACGGGCCTTGGGAATGGAAGGCTACCCAGAAAGCTCCGGATATCCCGGATGTTTATGAGCTCAATGAGATGAACAAGGATTATCGCGGCTTCCGGCCTGCCAAGAGCGCCGGCGTCTCTCCCGGCTCTTCCGTCAGCGACATTGAACAGGACGAGCCGCGCTACGGGAGCGTGGCCACCATCAACATCACCTCAGGAGTAGGGGGAAGCACCCCGGTCATGTCGGCAGAGGTCAGCACCGCAGAGAACATGATGGGCGCTGCCAGCCGGGAGTCGACGTTGCGGAGGAAGCCGACCACTTTGACagtgggagagaaggaggggcAAACCGAGGAGACCGAAAATTACTACAAGAAGATTCAAGCCAACCGAAGGTTTAAGGAGTAA